From the Desulfosarcina sp. BuS5 genome, one window contains:
- the fabG gene encoding 3-oxoacyl-ACP reductase FabG encodes MKTKNKKTALVTGGSRGIGRAIVLRLAESGFNIRLAYKSNHDAAQKVKTEVEKIGAECEVICFDISDYQATKSALAAKVDADPPQVVVYNAGIARDNLFVWMTRDEWDSVLSTNLDGFYNVMHTVMFPMLREKQGRIVIISSISGQTGQAGQVNYSASKAGLIGAAKALAREVGKRNILVNVVAPGIIATDMTSKLPKDQILPLIPLNRFGNPGDVASVVDFLCKEENMYIHGQVIGVNGGMAG; translated from the coding sequence ATGAAAACTAAAAACAAAAAAACCGCATTGGTGACAGGCGGAAGCCGTGGTATAGGAAGAGCGATAGTTTTACGCCTTGCGGAATCCGGCTTTAACATCCGGCTGGCCTACAAAAGCAATCACGATGCCGCTCAAAAGGTCAAAACAGAAGTCGAAAAAATAGGCGCGGAATGCGAAGTTATCTGTTTTGACATATCAGACTATCAGGCAACCAAATCAGCGCTGGCCGCAAAAGTGGATGCCGATCCACCCCAAGTGGTTGTATATAATGCCGGTATAGCCAGGGACAATCTATTTGTATGGATGACCAGAGATGAATGGGACTCGGTTCTCTCTACCAACCTGGACGGGTTTTATAATGTCATGCATACCGTAATGTTCCCCATGCTCAGAGAAAAACAGGGACGCATTGTGATTATATCTTCGATTTCAGGTCAGACCGGCCAGGCCGGGCAGGTGAACTATTCTGCTTCAAAGGCGGGATTAATCGGAGCTGCCAAAGCCTTGGCAAGAGAGGTGGGAAAAAGAAATATTCTTGTTAATGTTGTTGCTCCCGGTATCATAGCAACAGATATGACCTCCAAACTTCCGAAGGATCAAATCCTGCCCCTGATACCCTTGAACCGCTTTGGTAATCCTGGGGATGTTGCGTCTGTAGTCGATTTCCTGTGCAAAGAAGAAAATATGTATATACATGGTCAGGTTATCGGCGTAAATGGCGGTATGGCCGGTTGA
- the pyrF gene encoding orotidine-5'-phosphate decarboxylase, with translation MKNIPLNERIIFALDFSDPKEALQWVAKLDRKIKFFKVGLQLFLAGWWPVIDQIADRGNKVMVDLKFFDIPETVKLAVRQLKDRGAAFATIHGNKPIIEAAVKEKNDLKILAVTVLTSFDESDMREMGFTKSVEDLVLIRSRKALQSGCDGIVSSPLEAVALRNEFGSKFLIVTPGIRPGLNRDVEKNDQKRTATAKQAIINGADHVVIGRPISTSSDPVYTIQTIQEEIAEGLK, from the coding sequence GTGAAAAATATCCCCTTAAATGAACGTATAATTTTTGCCCTGGACTTTTCAGACCCCAAAGAAGCTTTACAATGGGTTGCAAAACTGGATCGCAAAATTAAATTTTTTAAAGTCGGCCTGCAGCTTTTTCTGGCAGGCTGGTGGCCGGTTATTGATCAGATCGCTGATCGCGGCAATAAAGTTATGGTCGATTTAAAATTTTTTGATATTCCGGAAACCGTAAAGCTTGCTGTGCGGCAACTGAAAGACCGGGGGGCCGCTTTTGCAACTATCCATGGCAATAAGCCGATAATTGAAGCTGCGGTAAAAGAAAAAAACGACCTTAAAATTTTGGCTGTTACGGTTCTTACAAGTTTTGATGAATCTGATATGCGTGAAATGGGGTTTACAAAAAGTGTTGAAGATTTAGTATTAATTCGTTCTAGAAAAGCATTACAATCAGGTTGTGACGGCATTGTTTCATCTCCCCTGGAGGCCGTTGCCCTCCGAAATGAATTCGGGTCAAAATTCCTCATTGTAACTCCCGGCATCAGACCGGGGCTGAACCGTGATGTTGAAAAAAACGATCAAAAACGAACAGCAACAGCAAAACAGGCTATTATTAACGGTGCCGATCATGTTGTTATTGGCCGGCCCATAAGCACATCTTCCGATCCGGTTTATACCATTCAAACAATCCAGGAAGAAATAGCCGAAGGATTAAAGTAG
- a CDS encoding acyl carrier protein, producing MTNNNIINLTNQVFEESFEIEPDRLKPEMNIFEDLGLDSLDIVDLVVALQQKFGVNIRDDERVRQIRTLGDIYQFIDSLKTD from the coding sequence ATGACCAATAACAATATAATCAATTTAACCAACCAGGTTTTTGAAGAATCGTTTGAAATAGAACCGGATCGATTAAAGCCGGAAATGAATATTTTTGAGGATTTGGGACTCGATAGTCTCGATATTGTAGATCTTGTGGTTGCATTGCAGCAAAAATTCGGAGTCAATATTCGCGATGATGAAAGGGTCAGACAGATTCGTACATTAGGAGATATTTATCAGTTCATTGATTCATTAAAAACGGATTAA
- a CDS encoding phytoene desaturase family protein — translation MKKYDNIVVGSGISGMTLALLLAMNRYSVLLLEKNPRIGGSMARFYRNGIPFDTGFHFTGGLNKSGDKNGLLQDMLAVLGISNEIVPVFITGEQNNRFLFESEQAAYGIPTGYREIIEKIKGYFPEEESGIDRYFEMVRNVCLKTSAMNLRRISLAQGFLPEDYVSLDNVLCRLTDNPLLKGLLSAYSMCYGVKPSEFSFADHSRVSYSLYESVARVKDGGDAFIGAFRKRFSEFDIDIRCGEYIVKCGDIKNKHAGRFILNTGEEISSDCCIFTIHPQEILKTLPKQNLSKAFTNRVNSFEASAGFFSVYGVLEDNDTANQRPDNFAPSILSLFPETDANRMIDPAYTGDPALVIMKSLETAHGKSCRLLNAFEVSFPEHVSAWKNSKPGNRPSGYREYKNKRTESIKERILKVYPEFRSSYRVIDASSILTCRDYLNSPHGSAYGIKQKTGQINLLGRIAFRNIYAAGQNSVLPGIMGAMMSSFIVVRSITGKESFHSFINKRLS, via the coding sequence ATGAAAAAATATGACAACATAGTAGTCGGAAGCGGTATCAGCGGAATGACCCTTGCGCTTCTGCTGGCTATGAACCGGTACTCTGTTCTTCTTCTTGAAAAAAATCCCCGTATAGGCGGATCAATGGCCAGATTTTACAGAAATGGTATCCCTTTTGATACAGGTTTCCATTTTACCGGTGGCCTTAATAAATCGGGTGATAAAAACGGACTTCTCCAGGATATGCTGGCTGTTCTGGGAATCAGTAATGAAATTGTACCGGTTTTTATCACCGGGGAACAAAATAACAGATTCCTCTTTGAGTCGGAACAGGCGGCCTACGGCATACCGACCGGTTATCGGGAAATTATCGAAAAAATAAAGGGGTATTTTCCTGAAGAGGAATCCGGAATTGACCGTTATTTTGAAATGGTCAGGAATGTGTGTTTAAAAACCTCTGCAATGAATCTTAGACGGATTTCTCTTGCACAGGGTTTTCTTCCTGAAGATTATGTAAGCCTCGACAATGTATTATGCAGGTTAACGGATAATCCGTTATTAAAGGGGCTTCTTTCCGCATACAGCATGTGTTACGGAGTCAAGCCCTCCGAGTTTTCCTTTGCAGATCACAGCAGGGTCAGTTACAGTCTCTATGAATCCGTTGCAAGAGTAAAAGATGGTGGTGACGCATTTATAGGGGCATTCAGGAAGCGATTCTCGGAATTTGACATTGATATCAGGTGCGGCGAATATATTGTTAAATGCGGCGATATAAAGAATAAGCATGCGGGCCGGTTTATTTTAAATACAGGAGAAGAAATCTCAAGCGATTGCTGCATCTTTACAATTCATCCCCAAGAGATATTAAAAACACTTCCGAAACAAAATTTGAGTAAAGCTTTTACAAACAGGGTTAATTCCTTTGAAGCGTCGGCAGGTTTTTTTTCAGTGTACGGTGTTTTAGAGGATAACGACACGGCAAATCAGCGCCCTGACAATTTTGCCCCGTCAATTCTATCTCTTTTTCCTGAAACAGATGCAAACAGGATGATAGATCCTGCATATACCGGCGATCCTGCTCTGGTTATCATGAAAAGTCTGGAGACAGCCCATGGTAAATCCTGCAGACTGCTGAATGCTTTTGAAGTGTCATTTCCGGAGCATGTAAGCGCCTGGAAAAATTCAAAACCCGGCAACAGGCCTTCCGGTTACCGGGAGTATAAGAATAAAAGAACAGAGAGTATCAAAGAGCGTATCCTGAAAGTTTATCCTGAATTCAGGAGCTCGTACAGGGTAATTGATGCATCGTCAATCCTGACATGCCGTGATTATTTAAATTCACCGCACGGATCGGCATACGGGATAAAACAAAAAACAGGCCAGATAAATCTTCTCGGTAGAATAGCATTCAGAAACATCTATGCCGCCGGTCAGAATTCCGTCTTGCCGGGGATTATGGGGGCCATGATGTCTTCATTTATCGTAGTCCGAAGTATTACAGGCAAAGAATCTTTTCACAGTTTTATAAACAAGAGGCTCAGTTGA
- a CDS encoding beta-ketoacyl-[acyl-carrier-protein] synthase family protein, translated as MINRVVISGLGAVSPLGHDVPSFIKGIRAGKSAVRQMAGWDKYIGLRSRVGAASVLTGEKKIPRKSRRSMSRMSIFAVQAAQEALADAGLDTVICSTGRVACIIGSTMGGAESLNETFEIMLPDKDLSRLTAMKFFQCVSHTAAMNVAQYLGVTGCVMATSAACASSLQAIGTGYDLIRLGRQDMALCGGAEELHPTVTGSFDILFATSISYNDAPQSTPRPFDEKRDGLVCGDGSGIVILEEYEHAEKRGAKIYGEIIGYHTCGNGSHVSQSDRISMQACLTEALADAGISPGDIDYINAHATATLHGDKEEAAAIREIFGRSVPVSSLKGYIGHTLGASGALELIASISMMEEGVIYPTLNLETVSPECQGICHVMEPFKKDIRILAKNCFAFGGINAVLVLRNGKYSNDQ; from the coding sequence TTGATAAACAGGGTTGTCATTTCAGGTTTGGGGGCAGTTTCACCCCTTGGGCATGACGTTCCTTCCTTTATAAAAGGGATCAGGGCCGGCAAAAGCGCTGTCCGGCAAATGGCTGGCTGGGATAAGTATATTGGTTTGCGCAGCAGGGTCGGAGCCGCTTCTGTTTTAACCGGCGAAAAAAAAATCCCCCGTAAAAGCAGAAGATCCATGAGCAGAATGAGTATTTTTGCGGTCCAGGCGGCTCAGGAAGCTTTGGCGGATGCGGGCCTTGATACCGTAATATGCTCAACCGGCAGGGTCGCATGTATTATCGGTTCCACCATGGGCGGAGCTGAGAGTCTAAATGAAACATTCGAAATAATGCTGCCCGATAAAGACCTGTCCCGGCTTACAGCCATGAAATTCTTCCAGTGTGTTTCACATACGGCGGCCATGAATGTGGCTCAATATTTGGGTGTTACAGGTTGTGTTATGGCTACCTCCGCTGCCTGCGCTTCATCATTGCAGGCCATCGGCACAGGATACGACCTTATCAGGCTCGGGCGGCAGGATATGGCGCTGTGCGGCGGGGCCGAAGAACTTCATCCCACGGTTACAGGATCTTTTGACATACTCTTTGCAACATCGATTAGCTATAATGACGCTCCCCAGTCGACTCCCAGACCCTTTGATGAAAAGCGGGACGGCCTTGTTTGCGGAGACGGGAGCGGAATTGTGATTTTGGAAGAATATGAACATGCCGAAAAGCGGGGAGCGAAAATATACGGGGAAATAATCGGATATCATACATGCGGAAACGGGTCCCATGTCAGCCAGTCGGACAGGATATCTATGCAGGCATGTCTGACGGAAGCGCTGGCAGATGCCGGAATATCCCCTGGAGATATTGATTATATAAACGCCCACGCAACAGCTACTTTACATGGAGACAAAGAGGAGGCTGCAGCCATAAGGGAAATTTTTGGCAGATCCGTTCCTGTGAGCAGCCTTAAGGGTTATATCGGCCATACCCTCGGCGCCTCCGGAGCGCTTGAGTTGATAGCATCCATCTCCATGATGGAAGAAGGGGTTATCTATCCGACCCTTAATCTGGAAACCGTAAGCCCTGAATGTCAGGGGATCTGTCACGTAATGGAGCCATTTAAAAAAGATATTCGCATTTTGGCAAAAAATTGTTTTGCCTTTGGCGGTATTAACGCTGTCCTGGTATTAAGAAACGGAAAATATTCAAATGACCAATAA